Genomic window (Mesorhizobium sp. M4B.F.Ca.ET.058.02.1.1):
AGGCCTCGACCAGATTGCCCGGCACGCGCTCGAGCGCCGCCTGGACGGGCAGGATCATGAACGGCAGCCAGACATAGACGAAGGCGATGAAGGTGCCCGTAAAGGAGACCGACAGCGAATTGCCGCCGACGACGGGCAGCGCCAGCCAGGCGTCGAGCAGCCACAACAGGTTCAGCTTGCCGAGCAGCCAGGTGAGGATGCCTTCCTTGGCGAGGATGAGCTTCCAGGCATAGACCTTGACCAGGTAGCTCGACCACAGCGGCAGCATGACGCCAAGATAGAACAGCGCCTTCCAGCGGCCGCGCGCATAGCGCGCCGCATAGTAGGCGATGGGGAAGGCGATGATCGCCGAGGCGAGCGTGACGAGGGCCGCCATCGTCACCGTGCGCAGGATGATGTCGAGATTGGCGGCCTGGAACAGGTCGCCATAGGTCTTCAGCGTGAACTCGCGGTTGATGAGGCCGGAGAACTCGTCGATGGAGAAAAAACTTTGCGCCAGCAGGGCGAACAGCGAGCCGACGTAGACGATGCCGAGCCACAGCACTGGCGGCAGCAGCATGAGCAGCAGCAACAGCTTCGGCCGGCGCCAGAAGAGGTCGGACAGCGCGCCGCGCGGCCCGCCGCTGCCCGGCAGGATGGCGGGGGCAACCTTCGACTGTATCGTCGCCTCGATGCTCATGCCGGCTCATCCATCAAGTGCAGTTGATCGCGGTTGAAGGTGAGCATGACGGCTTCACCTTCCACCGGCAGCGCGACGCCCGCGGGCACCACGGCGTGCAGCCGCAAGCCGTCGGCATCGAGCGCCAGCCTGGTGGTCGCGCCGAGATAGTTGGTCGAGACCAGGCGGGCGGCAACGCCGTCGCCGCTCGCCTCGCGCGCGATACGGATGGATTCGGGGCGCAGACTGCCCCAGCGACGCTGGCCGGAATAGCGCTGGACGAAATCCGGCGGCAGCACGTTGGAGGAGCCTACGAAATCAGCGACGAAGCGCGTCTTCGGGCGCTGGTAGATGTCTTCCGGGGTGCCGATCTGCATGATCTTGCCGTCGTTGAACACGGCGACCCGATCGGCCATCGACAGCGCCTCGCCCTGATCGTGGGTGACGAAGACGAAGGTGATGCCGAGCACTTTCTGCAGCGACTTCAATTCCTCCTGCATGTTCTCGCGCAGCTTGAGGTCGAGCGCGCCGAGCGGCTCGTCGAGCAGCAGCACCTTGGGCTGGTTGACGAGCGCGCGGGCGAGCGCAACGCGCTGGCGCTGGCCGCCGGAGAGTTGGCCTGGACGGCGGCCGCCGTAGCCCGGAAGCCTGACCAGCGACAGCGCCTCTTCCGCCGCCCTGTGCCGTTGCGGCTTGCCGACGCCCTTGACCATCAGCCCGTAGGCGACGTTGTCGAGCACGTTGAGATGCGGAAACAGCGCATAGTCCTGGAAGACGGTGTTGACGTTGCGCCGATAGGGTGGAACGCCCTCAGCGCGCTCGCCGAAGATCGAGATCGAGCCCGACGTCGGCTGCTCGAAACCGGCAATCAGGCGCAGGCAAGTTGTCTTGCCGGAGCCCGACGGGCCAAGCATGGCGAAGAACTCGCCAGGCGCGATGTCGAGATCGACGGCGTCGACGGCGCGAACGCTGCCGAAATGGCGGGAGACTTTTTGAAAGGATACGGCCGAGGTCATGAGTTGTCAGTCTTTAGCCGGTTTGTCTTTGGTCGAAATCGCTCTCGCCGCCAGCAAGCGGGCAGCGCGAATGCTACGGCACTTCACCTCCCCCTCAACGAGGAGGTCGCGGGGAAGCCGCGGGCGGAGTGGTAGCGGGGAACCTGCCCGGCCAAACCACCCCGACGCTGCGCGTCGTCCCTCCCGCACTGGGAGGGCAAGAACTCACCGTCCGCCGATGACGCCGATATAGTCCGACACCCAGCGGTAATAGGGCACGCACTGGTCGTTCTCGCTGGCGCATTTCGACACCGGCGTCTTCCAGAACTTGATCTTGTCGAAATTGTCGTAGCCGTTGGTCTTGCAGCCTTCCTCGCCGAGCAGCTCGTTGCCCTTGCAGGCGGCCGGCACCACCGGGAGCGAGCCGAACCAGGCGGAGACATCGCCCTGCACCTTAGGCGAGAGCGAGTGCTCGATCCACATATAGGCGCAGTTCGGATGGGCGGCGTCGGCCTCCATCATGGTGGTGTCGGCCCAGCCGGTGACGCCCTCCTCGGGAATGGTCGAGGAGACCGGCTTCTTGGCGGCGACCAGCGTGTTGACCTGGTACGGCCACGAGCCCGAGGCGACCACGCCCTCGTTCTGGAAGTCGTCGACCTGGATCGCGGCATCGTGCCAGTAGCGGCCGACCAGCGTGCGCTGGACGCGCAGCAGGTCGAGCGCCGCCTTGTACTGGTCCTCGGTCAGCTCGTAGGGATCCTTGATGCCGAGCTCCGGCTTGTGGAACATGAGGTAGTTGGCGGCATCGGCGATGTGGATCGGACCGTCATAGGCCTGGACGCGGCCCTTGTTCGACTTGCCGTCGGGCAGCTTCATCTCCTCGAAGACGACACTCCAACTCTTGGGCGCTTCCTTGAAGACGTCGGTGTTGTACATCAGCACGTTCGGGCCCCATTGATAGGGAACGCCGTAGTGCACCTTGTCGACCGTGAACCAGGGGGCGTCCTTCAGCCGGTCGTCGACGCTCTTCCAGCTCGGGACGAGATCGGTGTTGATCGGCTGCACGCGCTTGCCGGCGACGAGGCGCAACGAAGCATCGCCCGACGCGGTGACGAGGTCGAAGCCGCCCTCGTTCATCAACGAGACCATCTCGTCCGACGTGTTGGCGGTCTTGACGTTGACCTTGCAGCCGCTCTCCTTCTCGAAAGCGGTCACCCAGTCATAACCCTTGTCGGTTTCGCCGCGCTCGATATAGCCCGGCCAGGCGACGATGTTGACCTCGCCCTCGCCCTTGCCGAGCTCCTTGACCTGGGCGATGGCCTGGCCGGAGAAGGTCAGCGCGACCGTCAATGCAGTGCACGACTTCAGGAATGAATTCATCATCGATCTCCCATTTTGGCGCATGTCTCCGATAAGATCATGCGCACCCTCAAAACATTGAAGCGTCCACCAACCAGGAAAATGGGCGGCGCTCCAAGGGGCCGCACTCAGCGGCGGCTTTTGGTTCCCTAACCGGAGGTTGCTGCGAAATTCCCGGTTTCGCAAATTCATTTATCAGAAAGGCGATATCGGTTTTTCCGATGGATAAAGGCGGCCAGCTTGTCACGGACGCTGGCGGACCATGCGCTGCGACTGGGCAAGGCCGATGAAGTCGCGCGCGGCCTGCGGCAGGCTGGAGCCGCGGCGCCAGACCATGCCGACCTGGACCACCGGCAAGGCGCCGGAAATATCGCGCGACTCGATGCGGTCGCCTTCCAGCGACCATGGCCGGTAGACGAGGTCGGGCAGCAGCGCCACGCCGGCGCCGGTGGCGACGAGGCTGCGCACCGCCTCGACCGAGCGGGTGCGGAAGGCGACATGCGGCCTGGCGCCGAGCGCCGCGAGCAGCTTGCCGGTGTTCTCCTCGATCTCGTCGACGGTCAGCATGATCAGCGGCTCCGACACGATGTCGCTGAGATCGATAATGTCGGCGCTGGCGAGTTTGTGGCTGAGCGGCACCCACAGGCGATAGGCCGAGACCTCGAGGATTTCCGACTGCAGCGCGGTGCGGTCGCGCAGGTTCGAGGTGACCATGACGGCGATGTCGAGCTTGCCGCCGATCAAAAGGTGCTCGAGATAGTCGCCATTGTCCTCGATGGCCGAGACCTCGACACCGGGATAGGCGCGACGGTAGCGGGCGAGAAGATCGGACAGCACATAGCCGGCGACCAGCGAGGTGACGCCGAGCTGGAGGCGGCCGCCGGTCACCAGCTGGTCGCCGAAGAAGGCGCGGCGGGCGTCCGACACATCGGCGAGGATCTTGGTCGCGTGGCGCAGGAACTGGTGGCCCTTGTGGGTGATGTTGAGGCCGCGCGGATGGCGCTCGAACAGTTCGACGCCGAGGTCGCTTTCCAGTTCCTTGATCGCCTCGGTGACCGAGGATTGCGAGATGGAGAGGTTCTGCGCGGCGCCGGACACGGTGCCCTGCTCGGCGACGGCGACGAAGAACTGCAACTGGCGGATGGTGAAGGCCATGGCGGGACTAAACACTGGCGAGGCGCGGAAGGAAAGCGGGCCGCTGTCCGGCCCACAGCATCGCTGTCTTGGCCTTACCGGCTCTCGTCCTCGCCGGCCGCAACGCTGATTCGCGCGCCGGCCTCGGCGAGCGCCGCGGCGATGTCGCGCGGCGGCGTCCGGTCGGTGGCGAGTTCGGAGAAGCCGTCGAAGCCGCAGACCCGGACCAGCCCCTGGCGGCCGAACTTGCTTTGATCGGTGATCACCACAGAGCGCTGGCCGCGCGACAGCACCATGCGGGCGAATTCGGCTTCTTCCAGATCGTAGTCCGTCAGGCCGGCGACGGCGTCGACCGCGCCGATGGAGATCACCGCATGGCTGACGGAGAAGCGGCTGACGAAGTCGATGGCCGAGACGCCGAAAGCGGCGCCGGAATCACTGCGCAACTCGCCGCCGGCCATGTAGACCTTGTTGCCGTTGACGGTGGCCAGCGTGCGGGCGATGTCGGACGAATTGGTGACGACGGTAAGCCGCCGGTGGCCCAAAAGTTCGCGAGCGAGGAACGAGGTGGTCGTGCCGGTGTCGAGCATGACAGACTCGCCGTCGCGGATTGTGGCGGCGACCATGCGGGCGATGGCACGCTTGGCGTCGGCATTCTCGCGCATGCGCCGCTCGAACGGCGCCTCGCCGGCCATCGCCGACAGGCTGACGGCGCCATGCATCTTCAGGATCGACCCGTCATGGGTGAGCGGCTTGACATCGCGGCGAACGGTCTCCAGCGAGACTCCCAGCCGGTCGGCCAGGCTCGCGATGGTAATGGTGCCCTCCTCGTTCAGGAGCCGCAGGATCTCGCCATGCCGTTTCGAATGGATCATATATGGGTTTCCAGGATTTTGACCGATTCTAGGGCAATCCTGCCGTTTTTAAAGGAAATGCTCATATTTTCGGGCAAAACACCCAAAAAAAGTCACAGCTTTTGATTGACAGCCGATCAACACTGGCGTGAGATCAAGGGCATGACAGGCTCGGAACTGCCAAATCGGGGCAGAACCGCAATTGACCGGCCAGACAGCCCGGAATGGGCCTGGCGCAAGGAATTTTCAGATCCGCGGGGGCGGATGCCGGGGTCACAAACCTGGCCAAGGGGCTCGTCGGTGCGGTGCGGGATACCGGTCCTGGCGTCCCGCACCGACGAGGATTTTGCTTTACCAATCTCCATCGCGCGATGTCTGCGGCGGTTTGTCGAAGCGCCGCCGAACCAGGGATAGACCGTGACCATTGAAGACCGCATCCGCGCCCTGCCCTGCTGGACCGGCACGATCGACATTGAGCCGCTGCCGGGAGGACTGAGCAACGCCAACTATCTGGTCAAGGATGGGGCCGGCCGGCATGTCGTGCGCTTCGGCCAGGATTTTCCGTTCCACCACGTCTTTCGCGAGCGCGAGGTGATGACCTCGCGCGCGGCGCATGCCGCGGGCTTCGCGCCGGCGGTGCGCTACTCCGAGCCGGGCATCATGGTGACGCAGTATCTCGGTGCCAAGACCTATACGGGCGATGACGTGCGCGCCAATATCGGCCGCGTCGCGGCACTGATGCGCGGCTTCCACCGCGAAATGCCTAGCCATATTTCCGGCGCCGGGTTCATGTTCTGGGTGTTCCACGTCATCCGCGACTATGCACGCACGCTGGAGGACGGCGGCAGCCGCAAACGCGACGAGTTGCCCCGCTACCTGGCGCTGGCAGACGAGCTGGAGCGGGCGCAGAAGTTGCTGCCGATCGTCTTCGGCCACAACGATCTTTTGCCGGCCAATATTCTCGACGACGGCAGCCGTCTGTGGCTGATCGACTTCGAGTATGCCGGCTTCAACACGGCGATGTTCGACCTTGCGGGCGCCGCCTCGAATGCCGGGCTTAGCGACGACGAATCCTTCGCCCTGCTCACCGCCTATTTCATGAAGGAGCCGGACGACGCGATCCGCCGCTCGCACGCCGCCATGCAGTGCGCCTCGCTGCTGCGCGAGGCGATGTGGAGCATGGTCTCCGAGCTCTATCTTGACGCGCCCGGCATCGACTACGTCGCCTACACCGAGGAAAACCTGACGCGGCTGGCGACGGCGCTGGAAAGCTACCAAACGAAATACGGAAGGCTGACCCCATGAGCCTGCCCGGCCACGCCGGAATCGTCGTCATCGGCGGCGGCATCATCGGTTGCTCGACGGCCTATCATCTGGCGCGCGACCACAAAGCAGATGTCGTGCTCCTGGAGCAGGGCAAGCTGACCTCGGGCTCGACCTGGCACGCGGCCGGGCTGGTCGGCCAGTTGCGTTCGTCGGCCTCGATCACGCGCGTGCTGAAATACTCCGTCGAGCTCTACAAGGGGCTGGAGGCCGAGACCGGGCTCGCCACCGGCTGGAAGATGACCGGGTGCCTCAGGCTGGCCACCAATGCCGACCGCTGGACCGAGTTCAGGCGGCTGGCGACGACGGCGAAAAGCTTCGGCATGGACATGCAATTGCTGTCGCCGGACGAGGTGAAAAAGATGTGGCCGCTGATGGAGACCGGCGACCTCGTCGGCGCCTCCTGGCTGCCGACCGACGGGCAGGCGAGTCCCTCCGACATCACCCAGTCGCTGGCCAAGGGCGCGCGCATACATGGCGCGAAACTGTTCGAGGAGGTGCGCGTCACCGGCTTCGCGATAAAGGACGGCCGCATCACCGCGGTGAAGACCGACAAGGGCGACATCGCCTGCGACAAGGTGGTGAACTGCGCCGGGCAGTGGGCCCGCCAGGTCGGCGCGATGGCCGGCATCAACGTGCCGCTGCAGCCGGTCAAGCACCAGTACATCATCACCGAAAAGATCGAGGGGCTGGCGACCGACGCGCCGACGATACGCGACCCCGACCGCCGCACCTATTTCAAGGAAGAGGTCGGCGGGCTGGTGATGGGCGGCTATGAGCCGAACCCGCAAGCTTGGACGACAGGCGACGTTCCCAATGACTGGGAATTCCGGCTGTTCGACGACGACTACGATCATTTCGAGCAGCATATGGCGCAGGCGATCGAGCGTGTGCCGGCATTGGCCCATGCCGGCGTCAAGCAGATGATCAATGGGCCGGAAAGCTTCACGCCGGACGGCAATTTCATCCTCGGCGCGGCACCCGAATGCGCCAACATGTTCGTCGGCGCCGGCTTCAACGCCTTCGGCATCGCGTCGGGCGGCGGCGCCGGCTGGGTGCTGGCGCAATGGGTGGTCGACGGCGAGGCGCCGCTCGACCTCTGGGTGGTCGACATCAGGCGCTTTTCCAACCTGCACCGCGATCGGCAATGGGTGCGCGACCGCACGCTGGAAGCCTACGGCAAGCACTACACGATCGGCTTTCCGCATGAGGAATATCTGTCGGGCCGGCCGCGCATCGTCTCGCCGCTCTATGAGCGGCTGAGGCAGCACCGCGCCGTGTTCGGCTCGAAGCTCGGCTGGGAGCGGCCGAACTGGTTCGCGCCCGACGCTGTGGAGCCGCAGGACATTTACTCCATGGGCCGGCAGAACTGGTTCCCGGCGGTCGGCGAGGAACATCGGCATGTGCGCGAGAAGGTTGGCATCTTCGACCAGTCGTCCTTCGCCAAATACGAGATGACCGGCGCGGATGCCCTGAAAGCGCTCGACTGGATCTGCGCAAACGACGTCAACAAGCCGGTCGGCCGGCTGACCTATACGCAACTCCTCAACACGCGCGGCGGCATCGAGGCGGACCTGACCGTCTCTCGGCTCGGCGAGGACAGGTTCTACATCGTTACCGGCACCGGTTTTCGCACGCATGATCTGTCATGGATCGAGGACCATGTCGGCAAGGGGCTCGACGTGGCGCTGAAGGATGTCACTGAGGATTTCGGCACGCTGACACTGATGGGGCCGCGCGCCCGCGACGTGCTGTCGGCAGTGACCGACGCGGATGTCTCCAACGCCGCCTTCCCGTTCGGCCATGCGCGCGAGATCACGATCGTCGGCCACACGGTCAAGGCGTTGCGCGTCACCTATGTCGGCGAGCTCGGCTGGGAACTGCATGTGCCGATCGCGGCGACCGGCGAGGTGTTCGACGCGCTGATGGCGGCAGGCGAGGCGCACGATATTCGCCCGATCGGCTACCGGGCGCTGGAATCGCTGCGGCTGGAGAAAGGCTACCGCGCCTGGGGTTCCGACATCACGCCCAACGACACGCCGCAGGAGGCTGGCCTCGGCTGGGCGGTGAAGCTTCGCAAGAACACCGACTTCGTCGGCCGAAGGGCACTAGAGAACGCCGCCGGCGAGGCGCTGAAGAAACGCTTTGCCGGCTTCACTGTCGACGACCCCGCGATCGTGCTGGTCGGACGCGAGACCATCCTGCGCAACGGCGAGCCGGTCGGTTACCTCACCAGCGGCGGCTATGGCTACACGCTGGGCAGGAACATCGGCTACGGCTATGTGCGCAACGCAGCCGGCGTGGGCGACGATTTTCTCGCCTCCGGCGACTATGAGCTGGTGGTGGCGATGGAGCGGACGCCGGCAAAGATCCATCTCGAGCCGCTGTACGATCCGGCCGGGGAAAAGATCAAAGCCTAGGGCCTCAGATCACGCGCAGGACTAGGCCGCGGCTGGGCACGGTGTCGGCCTCGCCGGGCATTGAGACATAGGGCGCGGTCTCTTCGACGCAGCCGACCGTGCGCCCTGCCTCGAGCGCGGCGACGCGCTTAGCAAAGCCGGCCTCCCACAGCGTGTTCTTGACCGTCAGCACGATCACCCCGCCCGGCCGGCAGATGCGGATCAACTCGTCCAGACCCTCGGCGCCGACATGGCCTGAAGTGAAGACGCCTGCCGAGACGATGCCGGCATAGGCGTTGTCCGCGAAGGGCAATGGCCCACCCATCGCCAGGCAGTGAAGCGCCGTGTAGACGCCTTTGGCGGCAGCCCTGTCCAGCATACCTTGCGAAATATCAAGCGCCTCGACCTCGGGGTAGCCAGTGATGGCAAGCCATTCGCCGATCAGGCCGGTGCCGGCCCCGGCATCGAGCAGCGGCGCGGCGCCGCGCGGCAGATGGCGGGCGATCAGCGCCAGGCAGATCGTCGGATGGCGATAACCGGCCGCCGACATGTCGGCGTCGTAGGTCTCGGACCAGCGGTCGTAAAGTGCTGCCACCTCTTCCGGCCGCTTCGCCGCGTAGGCCGCGGTGAGCGGTCCAAGATGCTTGCTGTCTGCCATCTTTCTGTTGCCGCCGCCTGATCGAGTCGACTCTGATCGGATGATAGCCAAATGGCGAAAATTGTGGAACCGTTCCTCCATAAACAAGGTGTGAAGGTAAACACGGGGGCATAGTGATGGACGAGGCACGCGCGGCATTGGCCGCGATTCCGGTGCTGGCGGGCTACCAGGGACCGCTGGAGCGGCTCGGCGGCCTGACCAATCTCGTCTACAGGGCCGGCGATCTTTGCCTGCGCATCCCCGGCAAGGGCACCGAGGAGTATATCAACCGTGCCAATGAGGCGGTGGCGGCGCGCGAGGCGGCCAAGGCCGGCGTCAGCCCCGAGGTGCTGCATGCCGACGCCGGAACTGGTGTGCTGGTGACCCGTTATGTCGCCGGCGCCGAGACGATGTCGCCGGAGAAGTTCAAGACCAGGCCCGGCAGCCCGGCACGCGCGGGGGAAGCCTTCCGCAAGCTGCACTCATCCGGCGCGATGTTTCCCTTCCGCTTCGAGCTGTTTGCGATGATCGACGACTATCTCAAGGTGCTGTCGACCAAGGATGTCGCGCTGCCCGAAGGCTATCACGACGTGGTGCGGGAGGCCGACAGCGTGCGGGCGGCACTTGCAACCCACCCCATTCCCATTGTCGCCTGCCACTGCGATCCGCTGTGCGAGAATTTTCTCGATACGGGCGACCGGATGTGGATCGTCGACTGGGAATATTCGGGCATGAACGATCCGCACTGGGACCTCGGCGATCTCTCCGTCGAAGGCAAGTTCGACGCCGCGCAGGACGAGGAATTGATGCTCGCCTATTTCGGCCGCGCGCCGAAGCCCGCCGAGCGCGGCCGCGTCGTCATCTACAAGGCCATGTGCGACCTTCTCTGGACGCTGTGGGGGTTGATCCAGCTCGCCAACAACAATCCGGTCGACGATTTCCGCGCCTATGCCGACGGCCGCTTCGTCCGCTGCAAGGCGTTGATGGAGACGGCGGAGTTCTCGCTGCACCTTGCGGCGATACGCAAGGGTTAGCCGCCAGAACTGCGAGCCCTAGTTCACGCCCTTCGGCACGTTCTCCGGGGGAACCACCGTCTCCACCACCTTCTGGCGATGGAAGATGAAGATGCCGGCAAGCACAACAATCGCCGAACCGACCAGGATGCGGGGGCTCGGCACGTCGCCGAAGAAGGCCAGCCCGAAGACGATCGCCCACAGAAGCAGGCTGTAATGCAGCGGCGCCAGCGTCGAGGCCGGCGCCAGCTTCAGCGCCCTGGTGATCATCAGGTGCGCGGAGCAGGAGACGACGCCGAGCAGCAGCAGGGCGCCGAGATCGAGCGCGGACGGTGTGCGCCAGGCGCCGATGGTCAAGACCCCACCGACCAGCAGCGTGCCGATCGTCTGCCAGGTGACGAGCGTGGTGTCGCTGGTGCCGCGCAGGCGACGGTTGAGGATGATGGCGAAGGCGAAAGCGATGCTGCCGATCAGTGCATAGGCCGACGACAGCGAGAAGGCGGCCGAGGAAGGTTTCAGGATGACCAGCACGCCACAGAAGCCGACCACGATCGCCAGCCAGCGGCGCCAGCCGATCTTCTCGCCGAGCAGCAGATGCGACAGCGCGGCGACGTAGATCGGTCCGGCCATGTAGAAGCTCATCACGTCGGCGAGCGGCAGGTAGACGACGGCGGCATAGAACAGCCCGGTGTCGAGCGTGGTGGCGACAACGCGCAGAAGCTGCAAGACCGGCCGCTCCATATCGAACAGCTTGCCGGGCCCTTGGCTGACGATCATCGGGCCAAGCACGATGAAAGCGCCGATCGAGCGGACCAGCACCACCTGGCCGACGGAGAAGGAAGCGACCAGCCATTTGCCCATCGCATCGTTCAGCGCGAACATGAAATCGCCAGCCAGCATCAAGAGGATGCCGGCGAGGAGAACGTTCCTGATCGTGAGGTTGCGGGCGAGCGATGGAGCCATACCGGCTCCCTAGACGCAAGCAGCCGGTTTGACGAGCGGAATTCGGGCAATCGGTAAGACCAGCGCCGGGAATCGGCTGGCGCTACGCCGATGTGTGCCGCCGGTTCACCTGTGACGGCCGGCCGGCAATCGACAGGCGCGTCTCCTGTTTGGTCCGTTCCGCCACCACCTTGCCCCGTGCGATAACGCAGAGGCGATCGGGGCGCAGGCGCACGGCCTCGATCGGATTGCCGGCGTCGAGTACCACGAGGCTCGCCCGCTTGCCGACGGCAAGCCCGAGGTGGTCGAGGCCCATGATGGCGGCATTGACGTTGGTGACCATGTCGAAACAGCGCGCCATGTCGGCAGGGCTCGACATCTGGGCGACATGCAGGCCCATGAAGGCGACGTCGAGCATGTCGGCGGTGCCCAGCGAATACCAGGGGTCGAGCACGCAATCCTGGCCCCAGCCGACGCGGATGCCAAGCGCCAGCATCTCCTTCACCCGGGTCAGGCCGCGTCGCTTGGGGAACGTGTCGTGGCGGCCCTGCAGCATGATGTTGATCAGCGGATTGGGGATCGCCGACACGCCGGCCTCGGCGATCAGCGGCAACAGCTTGGAGACGTAGTAGTTGTCCATCGAATGCATGGAGGTGAGGTGCGAACCGGCCACCCTGCCCTGCAGGCCGAGCCGCTCGGTCTCATAGGCAAGCTGTTCGATGTGGCGCGACAGCGGATCGTCGGTCTCGTCGCAGTGCAGGTCGACCATCAGACCGCGTTTGGCGGCGATTTCGCAGAGCTCGGTTACTGAGCGCGTGCCGTCGGCCATGGTGCGCTCGAAATGCGGGATGCCGCCGACAATGTCGACGCCGAGATCGAGCGCGCGGATGGTGTTTTCACGAGCCGTCGGCGACCGGTAAAGCCCGTCCTGCGGGAAGGCGACGAGTTGCAGGTCGATATAGGGCGCCACCGTCTTCCTGACGTCGAGGAGCGCTTCGACCGCGAGCAGCCGGTCGTCACAGACATCGACATGGGTGCGGATGGCAAGCAGCCCCATCGACACCGCCCAGTCGCAATAGGCGAGCGCCCGTTCCCGCACCGCCTCATGCGTCAACAGCGGCTTCAGCTCGCCCCACAGCGCGATGCCTTCGAGCAGCGTGCCCGACGCGTTGATGCGCGGAATGCCGTAGGAGAGCGTGGCGTCCATGTGGAAATGCGGGTCGACGAAGGGCGGCGAAACCAGATTGCCACGCGCGTCGATCACGTCCCCTGCCTTGGCGGCGAGTTCGGGCTCGATCGCCGCTATCGTCTCGCCGGCGATGCCGATGTCGGCAACCCTGCCATCAGGCAGCGTGCCGCCGCGCACGATGAGGTCGAAATCCATCTGCGTCATCCCCTGAAGAATCAGCTTGCCGTCGTGGCGCAAAAGACACCCTGCCACGGTCGTTTCGTTCCGCAAGTGCGAAAGGTTCCATCCGGCGGCAACTCGCTCTATAAGCCGCCTCTCGCCCTCGTGGCGAATCCGAAATTCGTTTCAGCCAGGCATGGGATCGGCCGATTGTTTCGCATCTTCCGCTCGACGGAAAACCAGCGCCTAATCGCGAGGCTGGTGAGGGAATCCTTCCACGAGCACAAATTCGGCTATGGCGCCGCCATACTGTCGATGCTGGTGGTTGCCGCCACGACCGGCGCCAGCGCCTGGATCCTGAAAGAGATCACCAATGAATTCGTGATCTATAAGAGGCTCGACCGCGTCAATCTGATCGCGGTCGGGGTCGCGGTGATCTTCCTTCTCAAGGGCGTCGCCAATTTCGTCCAGGCCTATTTCATGAGCCGCGTCGGCAACGCCATTATCGCCGACCGTCAGCGCAAGATCTATGACCGCATCCTGGCGCAAGGCATAGAATTCTACCATGCGACCTCGTCGTCCGATCTGATCACCCGCATGACCAACAATGCGCAGGCCGCGCGCAGCGTGCTCGACCTCGTCGTCACGTCTTATGTGCGGGACCTGGTGACGCTGATCGTGCTGGTATTGGTCATGATCTGGCAGCAGCCGGCGCTGTCCCTGATCTGCTTCGTCATCGGGCCCGTGGCCATCTATGGCGTCAACCGGATCCTGAAGCGCGTCCGCCAGATTGCCAAGATGGAATTCCGCTCGCTCGGCCAGATCGTGCATGTGATGCAGGAGACGGCCGTCGGCGTGCGTGTCGTGAAGTCCTTCAATCTCGAGGGCGCGATGCGCAAGCGCATGTACACGGCGGTTTCCGATGTCGAGAACCGCGCCAACAACATAGCCACGCTGGAAGCCGCCACCAGTCCGGTGATGGAAACGCTCGCCGGACTGGCGATCGCCGGCGCGGTCTTTGTGAGCGGTTTCCTGGTTTTGCAGGGCGGCCAGATGCCGGGCAACATCATGGCCTTCATCGGGGCACTGCTGCTCGCC
Coding sequences:
- a CDS encoding ABC transporter permease gives rise to the protein MSIEATIQSKVAPAILPGSGGPRGALSDLFWRRPKLLLLLMLLPPVLWLGIVYVGSLFALLAQSFFSIDEFSGLINREFTLKTYGDLFQAANLDIILRTVTMAALVTLASAIIAFPIAYYAARYARGRWKALFYLGVMLPLWSSYLVKVYAWKLILAKEGILTWLLGKLNLLWLLDAWLALPVVGGNSLSVSFTGTFIAFVYVWLPFMILPVQAALERVPGNLVEASSDLGASPGQTFRNVLFPLALPGIVAGSIFTFSLTLGDYIIPQIIGTSRLFIGQAVYSQQGTAGNIPLAAAFTVVPIVIMGFYLWGAKRMGAFDAL
- a CDS encoding ABC transporter ATP-binding protein is translated as MTSAVSFQKVSRHFGSVRAVDAVDLDIAPGEFFAMLGPSGSGKTTCLRLIAGFEQPTSGSISIFGERAEGVPPYRRNVNTVFQDYALFPHLNVLDNVAYGLMVKGVGKPQRHRAAEEALSLVRLPGYGGRRPGQLSGGQRQRVALARALVNQPKVLLLDEPLGALDLKLRENMQEELKSLQKVLGITFVFVTHDQGEALSMADRVAVFNDGKIMQIGTPEDIYQRPKTRFVADFVGSSNVLPPDFVQRYSGQRRWGSLRPESIRIAREASGDGVAARLVSTNYLGATTRLALDADGLRLHAVVPAGVALPVEGEAVMLTFNRDQLHLMDEPA
- a CDS encoding ABC transporter substrate-binding protein, with the translated sequence MNSFLKSCTALTVALTFSGQAIAQVKELGKGEGEVNIVAWPGYIERGETDKGYDWVTAFEKESGCKVNVKTANTSDEMVSLMNEGGFDLVTASGDASLRLVAGKRVQPINTDLVPSWKSVDDRLKDAPWFTVDKVHYGVPYQWGPNVLMYNTDVFKEAPKSWSVVFEEMKLPDGKSNKGRVQAYDGPIHIADAANYLMFHKPELGIKDPYELTEDQYKAALDLLRVQRTLVGRYWHDAAIQVDDFQNEGVVASGSWPYQVNTLVAAKKPVSSTIPEEGVTGWADTTMMEADAAHPNCAYMWIEHSLSPKVQGDVSAWFGSLPVVPAACKGNELLGEEGCKTNGYDNFDKIKFWKTPVSKCASENDQCVPYYRWVSDYIGVIGGR
- a CDS encoding LysR substrate-binding domain-containing protein, encoding MAFTIRQLQFFVAVAEQGTVSGAAQNLSISQSSVTEAIKELESDLGVELFERHPRGLNITHKGHQFLRHATKILADVSDARRAFFGDQLVTGGRLQLGVTSLVAGYVLSDLLARYRRAYPGVEVSAIEDNGDYLEHLLIGGKLDIAVMVTSNLRDRTALQSEILEVSAYRLWVPLSHKLASADIIDLSDIVSEPLIMLTVDEIEENTGKLLAALGARPHVAFRTRSVEAVRSLVATGAGVALLPDLVYRPWSLEGDRIESRDISGALPVVQVGMVWRRGSSLPQAARDFIGLAQSQRMVRQRP
- a CDS encoding DeoR/GlpR family DNA-binding transcription regulator; this encodes MIHSKRHGEILRLLNEEGTITIASLADRLGVSLETVRRDVKPLTHDGSILKMHGAVSLSAMAGEAPFERRMRENADAKRAIARMVAATIRDGESVMLDTGTTTSFLARELLGHRRLTVVTNSSDIARTLATVNGNKVYMAGGELRSDSGAAFGVSAIDFVSRFSVSHAVISIGAVDAVAGLTDYDLEEAEFARMVLSRGQRSVVITDQSKFGRQGLVRVCGFDGFSELATDRTPPRDIAAALAEAGARISVAAGEDESR
- a CDS encoding phosphotransferase family protein, which produces MTIEDRIRALPCWTGTIDIEPLPGGLSNANYLVKDGAGRHVVRFGQDFPFHHVFREREVMTSRAAHAAGFAPAVRYSEPGIMVTQYLGAKTYTGDDVRANIGRVAALMRGFHREMPSHISGAGFMFWVFHVIRDYARTLEDGGSRKRDELPRYLALADELERAQKLLPIVFGHNDLLPANILDDGSRLWLIDFEYAGFNTAMFDLAGAASNAGLSDDESFALLTAYFMKEPDDAIRRSHAAMQCASLLREAMWSMVSELYLDAPGIDYVAYTEENLTRLATALESYQTKYGRLTP